Below is a genomic region from Haloplasma contractile SSD-17B.
TGTTGACCTTGTTGTCCTTGATTTTGATTTGGCTGATAGCTTCTCATTTGTTGTGCAGCTTGTTGACTTTCTTGTCTTGCTTGTGGACTCATTGCACTTACGCCCATTCCTCTAGAAAATTCAGTCATGTAGTTTTGTCCACCTTGACCTTGATTTTGATTAGGTTGATAGCTTCTCATTTGTTGTGCAGCTTGCTGACTTTCTTGTCTTGCTTGTGGACTCATTGCACTAAATCCGGTTCCATACTGATTATTATTATTCATATTGAATTTCCTCCTTGTATAAATAGAATAGTGTTTACAGTACTATTTTTGTCAAATAAAAGAAATATATAACGAAAAAATAAAATTTTACAATTTTTTGTCATAAAATCAACAATAACTCATGAATTTTTGCCTATTACTTATTATTATAGTTCTTACTCAATTCATTTTGAGCGATTTCTATTAACCGTTTTGTAATTTCTCCACCTACAGGACCAGCTTCTTCACCTATAGATTTTGATGTGCGTTCGCCACCATTTAATATCGGTTTTTCTTCCATACCAAATTCAGTAGACACTTGCTTTTTCATTTGATTCATTCCATCCTGGATTCGCTTTTCATTTTCAAAGTCTCTAGCCAACGATCTCACTCCTTTCATATAAAATCATTCCACTGATTATTGGAATTATGCTTGACAATATCTATGAAAATAAAAAACTCTATAAATAACAGATAAATTTAAACTTAAAAATAAAAAAAGATTACAAATACATTTTAGTATTTGTAATCTTAGTTGACTTATAGATCAATGATTTAGTTAAAGAGCAAACGATCACTGATCGAATTTCGATTCTGTTTAAACTGTTCAATTAATACTTCGGGTGTTAGACTTGTTTTTTCACTTTCTTTGACATCTATTATAATGTCTCCCTGATCGAGCATAATTAGACGATTCCCATATGATAACGCATCATTCATATTATGTGTAACCATCAATGTAGGAATTCGGTGCTTCTCAACAATCTCTGATGTCAATTCTAGAATTTTTTGTGATGTCTTAGGGTCTAGTGCAGCAGTATGTTCATCAAGTAATAACAACTGAGGTTTAACTAATGTAGCCATTATTAATGCTAAAGCTTGACGCTGACCACCTGATAATAATTTTACCTTAGTATCCAATTGATGTTCTAAACCTAATCCGAGATCCTTTAATTTTAGTTTATAAAACTCTATTTTTTTCTTTTCAACTCCACATTTTAATCGAAATGCTTTATGTTTATGATCTGCCATAGATAGGTTTTCAATGACAGTCATATTTGGTGAGGTTCCAAGTGCTGGATCTTGAAATACACGACTTATTTTCTTAGCTCGTTTATAAGCTTTTACATGAGTGATATCATTTTTTCCTAGTAAAATAGAACCACTGTCACTATATGTATTCCCATCAATTAGATTTAATAGTGTTGACTTTCCTGCACCATTACTACCAATAATCGTTATAAAGTCCCCTTTTGCAACTGTCAATGACAACTGATCGAAAATCGTTTTGTGACTGCATCCAGTCACAAATGTTTTGCTTATATCTGAAATCCTTAACATGCAATCTCTCCTCTCTCTTTAAGTTGAGAGGAACTTTTCTTATTCTTACGTTTGTTTCTTATCTTAAATAAATCCTTGCGATTATGAATTCCAAGTGCTGTTACAATTAACAATGCAGATATTAGTTTAAAATCACTAGCTTCAAAACCTAATTGATAGGTAACAATCTGAGATATTTTATAAACTAATGCTCCTAGTATAACAGTCGATGTAAAGGCTAATGGTCGAATTTGCCCAAATATTGTTTCGCCAATAATAACTGCAGCAAGTCCTACCACGATTGTACCCATACCCATTCCAATTTCCACGAAACGTTGCTGCTGAGCCAGCATTGCACCAGCAAATGCAACTAATCCATTTGATAGCATCAGTCCAATTAGTTTCATAAATCCTATATCTACTCCAAGAGAAGTAATTAACTTAGGATTATCACCTGTAGTTCTAAGTACCATCCCTAGATTTGTTTTCAGAAATAAATCTAATACGATTTTAACTAGCACTACTGCTATTATTATAATAATTAGTTTATTATAGTTCTCGTAAATAGTATTTACATTAAATAAAGCCATATTAGGTTTTTTACCAGAAATGCGTAGGTTTAGAGAGTAAAGTCCGATCATAACCAGTATACCAGATAACAAGTTGGTTATCTTGAGATAAACGTGTAAAATACCCGTAACTAAACCTGCTAGCATTCCACCAAGACTTGCATAGATTGTTGCTAAGTATGGATTCACACCGTTTATTAATAACGTTGCAACGATAAAGGCACCAAGAGTAAACGTACCATCAACTGATAAGTCTGGGAAATTTAATATTCTATATGTGATGTAAACACCAAGAGCCATAATACCGAATATAAGTCCTTGTTCTAAGACACTTACTCCTAAACCGAACATTTCTACTCACCACTCTCGATTAATTCTCCACGTTCTTTAAATGAATCTGGAATTGTAATATTCAACTCTTGTGCTGTATCTAAGTTAATTACAAGAGACGTGTTCTCTAATGTTTCAACCGAAATAGACTTAGGGTCCTTTCCCTCTAATATATCTGCTGCCATTAAACCAGTTTGAAATCCAAGTTCAAAGTAATCGATTCCTTCAGTAATGAGCGCACCCGATTCAACATGTGCCTTTTCAGATCCAATGACCGGTATATTTAATTCAGTTGCTTTTTCTATTACCACAGGCATTGCTGATGCAACGGTATTGTCAGTAGGAACGTATAAGACATCTACATCAGGCAATAGGCTAATTAAAGCGTCCTGAATTTCATTTGATGATGTGATTCCTTTTTCAATAATTGTTAATCCTTTTTCATCAGCTAACGATTTTGCTAAATCAACTTGTATCTGTGAATTTGATTCACCAGTGTTAAAAATAATACCAACTTTAGTTTTATTAGGAAACAGTGACTTGATCAATTCAAATTGTTTGCTGATTGGTGTCATATCACTCGTTCCGGTAACATTTTCACCAGGCGTTTCCATTGTGTTTACTAACCCCGCTGCTAATGGATCAGTTACTGCAGAAAATACAACTGGAATATCATGATCCATTGTTGCGTTCTTTGCTGCCTGTGCAGTAGGTGTCGCAATCGCCATGATCAAATCAACTTTATTTGAAACAAAGGTATCGGCAATTAATTGTGCACTCGCCGTATCACCTTGTGCATTTTTAACATCTATCTTTATATTTTCACCATCTATAAATCCTCTTGATTCAAGACCTTTAATAAACCCTTCACGGTTACGATCAAGAGCAGGATGCTCAACAATTTGTGTGATTCCAATCTTAATCACATCATCACTGTTTCCATTTTGACACCCCATTAACACAACTACTGTTAAAACAATAATACTTATAACTCTGAAAAACTTTAAAAATCCTACCATTCTTCCATCCTCCTAGTATTTTTGTTCGTTTAATCGAACTTTTTATTTATACAATAAAAAAACTCCCTATAGATACCTAAAGGGAGTTTTATTGCACACTAAAAAACAAGAAAATAATGCAATACTCTTAAAACGTTCTCCTACCTAGCTACCATCTACCAATTTATATTAAGTTTTTTTATCATCTATTATATGATTAATGTTCAGGAATTGAACGATGAGCTAAACCAATCGCAACCTCATTGAGATGGAGTAAACCAATGCTCATAAATATACAAACACTAAGATGTTCACCACTTCTAGCAACACCAATCTTCCCACCAACATTAAGTCCAGTTGCTTTTGTTGCAACCTGCATAATTGCTTCCCTAGCTGCACCTGCTACTGCACCATCATATACATGACTTTCTTTAATTACATCTGTTCTTCTAGAAGCAACAATTGAGCGTTCGATCACTTTTGGTATTGATTCTAATAAATTACCACCAATATCAATCGCTACTGCTTTGATTCCATTTTCTTTTTGTTCCGCTATTTTCTTCTGTTCTTCCTGTCTACTTTCTGTCATTGCTACTTCAATTGCAGCTTTTGCAATTGCTTTACTTGTTTCGTTCATGTTTCTCACCATTTTTCTTAACTACTTGTTTACTATTATGATATATTATATAGTTGCTACCTATAAATGTCAATAGATATAATAAAATTACTAAATAGAAATGTTACCTTGAATGACTATTATCATTTCTTAAAGCTATTTCCTGTCCCATCTGAACGAGTCGCTTAGTCATCGTGCCTCCTACGTTGCCTGCATAAGTAATTGCTTTTCGATTCTGGTTATACATGTTATTCTTTTTAATAATTAATTCTTCACTAATTTCGTGTTTCATTTGATCCATTTCTCTCGTTAATTTCTGTCTTCTCTCATTGATTTCTTTTACTTTTTTCATTTGTTCATTGTATTTGTTTTGATCCATCATAATCACTCCTTTACTATTAGTGTTACGACAGATGTGTAAATACATACCTTTATTCGAAATCAACTATGTTGTAATAATTTACAGAAACAAAAATTTATTAACATAACTTGTTAGGTTTTTAAAAACTTTTTTCATGTGAATATGTATTTCGTGATACAAAAAAAATGCGAAGCTAATAAGCCACGCATTTTTTAAATGAACTACTATATTGTAGCGCTATTAAACGCCTCTTCATCAAATTCACCAATTGATTTACCAACTGTTGTGGCAACAACCATATCTCCAGTTACGTTTACACTAGTTCTAAACATATCAACGATAAAGTCAACACCTACTACTAAACCAATTGCTTCAACCGGTAATCCTGCAGCTGATAATGCAATTGTTGTAAAGATTGTTGCTCCCATTGGTACACCTGCAGTACCAAGTGATGCTAGAATTGAAACGAATACAATTATAATATATTGAGTAATACTTAGATCAATATTAAACGCATTTGCTGCAAAAATTGCTACTACTGCTGGGTAAATACCACCACAAGCATCCATATTCATAACTGCTCCAATTGGAGCTACGAAGTTAGCAACTCGATCGCTTACTTTCAAACGCTCTTTAATTGTTTGAATTGTTACAGTTAATGTACCTGCACTACTACGTGATGTGAACGCTAGTATTGATGCAGGTGAAGCTGCTTTGAAAAATTTTATAGGATTTAATTTATTGACTAATACGGTAAATCCAAATCCATATGTTAAGGTTACATGTAATAAACTAGCGATTATGATCGCTAATACGAATAATCCTAATTCAGGAATTGCTTCTATACCACCTGCATTTGATAACCAGAATGCTGATAATGCAAATACACCGTATGGAGTAAGTTTTAAGACAATTTTTGTAATTCGTATTACAACTGTATAGAATGATTGCATAAATTCTTTAAATGCTTTCAGTTTCGAAGCATCACGACCTTGTTCAATTGAAGCTGCTACTGCAACAAATAAAGAAAATACTATAATTGGTACTAATTTCATTTCCGCAGCATTTGCAATAGGATTACTTGGTATAAATCCTCTAAACTGTTTGAATAGTTCAGCAACTGTTGAACTTTTAGATGGTTCAGCCGCAGCTGTTAGGTCCATTCCAGATCCTAAATTCATAACTGATGCAACTAGTACACCTATTAAACTAGCTACAGAGGCAGTAATGAAGAATAATCCTAATGTTCTGAACCCAATTTTTTTAAGTAACTTTTGATCATTAATTTGTAAGAAACTGACAATAATACTTGTCGGAACTAATGGAATGATGATCATTTTTAATAAATCAATAAATCCATAACCAACAAAAACAAATAAGTATGATCGTAAGTTAGACAATGTTTCACCAGATCCAATCGTCTTATATGCTAAGAATCCGAATAACCCACCTGCAATCATAGCAATAAATACTCGAACTGAGAAACTAATTCTAAACTTTGTTTTCAGTGTACGTAAAATAAATAATGAAACAACAAATAGTAAAGCCCATAACGTAAATAAAATAATATTCATTTTAAATCCTCCCTTAATTGTTTGCTTTTTAAAATCCGTCTTTAAAAGTGATTTAAGTCACAGTTTTTGACTACACTATCTATTATACCTTAATTGTGACATAAGTCAAAAAATACGATAAACTTTTTATTTACATATTTTTACAAAAATAAAAGTAGGGGCACTCATCGATGAAAAATCAAAAAAGAACTATCCCTAAGACAATTCTTTCCCTTGATTCAGTTATACAATACTATAAGATTATCCTAGATGGAATCCTAAGACTCGTTATATCTATAGATTAAAATATTCCTCAGGTGTTAACGTTTTTTCTATACTTCCGTCGCGCATCATTAGAATTCGGTTCGAAATCTTCGCAAATTCCATATCATGAGTAATGATTAATACACTTAACCCTTTCTTAACAAGTGATTTTAGAATATTAGCTACTTCATTACTTAATGCAGGATCGAGTGCTGAAGTCGGCTCGTCAAAACAAATAATCTTCGGTTCTAAAATTAAAGCTCTAGCAATTGCAACACGCTGTTTTTGTCCTCCCGATAATTCATAAGGAAAATTATCCTTCTTTTCCTCTAAACCAAGGCTTTTTAAAATTTGAATTGCCTTTTCTATAGCACTTTCTTTTTTCATTCCATATACATGTATAGGCGAAAGAATAATATTCTCTAGTACACTTTTATGCGGAAATAGATTGAAGTGTTGAAATACAAGCCCAATATCTTTACGTATTTTTTTTAGTTCATCATTTTTTGCATGGACTGGTTCTGTCTCATCATTACCTTTTACAAGGTATCGATTCTTAATAACAATATCACCACTATCACAGCGTTCAAGTCCACTTATACAACGAAGTGTCGTTGTCTTTCCTGCACCTGAAGGTCCTAGTAGCGTGACGATTTCACCTTCGTTGATTTCAAACGAAACATTATTCAAAATCCGGTTTTGTTTAATTGTCTTTGATAAATTATTTACTTTTAGTACCATGCTACGTCCTCCTACTCATAGTATGCCAAACGCTTCTCAACGCGGTCAAATAATTTTGTGAAACCATAAACAAGTATCAAATACACTATGCCTACAAGCGCATAAGGAACTAAAGTCGCATCACGATTTGCAGCAATTTTAGCAGTTCTTAATAAGTCAGTGATAGCTAGTACATAAACAAGTGCAGTATCCTTAACTAAGGTAATGACTTCATTTGCAATCGCAGGAAGTACACGCTTAATAACCTGTGGTAATACAACCAATTTAAACGTTTGTGCCTTACTTAATCCTAATACTTCTGCGCCCTCATATTGACCTTTATCAATAGAAGCAATTCCAGCTCTAAAAATTTCAGCAAAATATGCAGCATAATTTAATGAGAACGCAAACAATGCTGCAGTTAGTCGGTTAAATTTAATTCCAAGTTCGGGTAAACCAAAATAGACAAAAATAAGTTGTAAAAGAAGAGGAGTTCCTCTCATCACCCAAATATACAACTCGGTAAACTTACTTAGCGGTTTAAACGTAGATAACCTACATAAAGCTACAATAATCCCTAATGGAATTGAAATCAATAGTGTAATAATGAAAATTATAAATGTTGTATAAAGTCCGTCTAACGCCGCGGGGATAAACTTATTGATATAATGTAAAAGTTCATTAAACGAACTGTCTGCCTGTAAAGAAGACATAGTCTGATTATTTAAAATGTGTTGTATCATGTTCATGTTCCCACCAATCTTTGTAATATCAAAATATATAAATACATAATAGGTTTAGTATTAGCAAAAGAGACTGTTTTTAAAATGACAAAAGTTTTAGGAATCACAGACT
It encodes:
- a CDS encoding small, acid-soluble spore protein, alpha/beta type, which translates into the protein MDQNKYNEQMKKVKEINERRQKLTREMDQMKHEISEELIIKKNNMYNQNRKAITYAGNVGGTMTKRLVQMGQEIALRNDNSHSR
- a CDS encoding dicarboxylate/amino acid:cation symporter codes for the protein MNIILFTLWALLFVVSLFILRTLKTKFRISFSVRVFIAMIAGGLFGFLAYKTIGSGETLSNLRSYLFVFVGYGFIDLLKMIIIPLVPTSIIVSFLQINDQKLLKKIGFRTLGLFFITASVASLIGVLVASVMNLGSGMDLTAAAEPSKSSTVAELFKQFRGFIPSNPIANAAEMKLVPIIVFSLFVAVAASIEQGRDASKLKAFKEFMQSFYTVVIRITKIVLKLTPYGVFALSAFWLSNAGGIEAIPELGLFVLAIIIASLLHVTLTYGFGFTVLVNKLNPIKFFKAASPASILAFTSRSSAGTLTVTIQTIKERLKVSDRVANFVAPIGAVMNMDACGGIYPAVVAIFAANAFNIDLSITQYIIIVFVSILASLGTAGVPMGATIFTTIALSAAGLPVEAIGLVVGVDFIVDMFRTSVNVTGDMVVATTVGKSIGEFDEEAFNSATI
- a CDS encoding amino acid ABC transporter ATP-binding protein, with amino-acid sequence MVLKVNNLSKTIKQNRILNNVSFEINEGEIVTLLGPSGAGKTTTLRCISGLERCDSGDIVIKNRYLVKGNDETEPVHAKNDELKKIRKDIGLVFQHFNLFPHKSVLENIILSPIHVYGMKKESAIEKAIQILKSLGLEEKKDNFPYELSGGQKQRVAIARALILEPKIICFDEPTSALDPALSNEVANILKSLVKKGLSVLIITHDMEFAKISNRILMMRDGSIEKTLTPEEYFNL
- a CDS encoding ABC transporter permease, whose protein sequence is MFGLGVSVLEQGLIFGIMALGVYITYRILNFPDLSVDGTFTLGAFIVATLLINGVNPYLATIYASLGGMLAGLVTGILHVYLKITNLLSGILVMIGLYSLNLRISGKKPNMALFNVNTIYENYNKLIIIIIAVVLVKIVLDLFLKTNLGMVLRTTGDNPKLITSLGVDIGFMKLIGLMLSNGLVAFAGAMLAQQQRFVEIGMGMGTIVVGLAAVIIGETIFGQIRPLAFTSTVILGALVYKISQIVTYQLGFEASDFKLISALLIVTALGIHNRKDLFKIRNKRKNKKSSSQLKERGEIAC
- a CDS encoding HutP family protein; its protein translation is MNETSKAIAKAAIEVAMTESRQEEQKKIAEQKENGIKAVAIDIGGNLLESIPKVIERSIVASRRTDVIKESHVYDGAVAGAAREAIMQVATKATGLNVGGKIGVARSGEHLSVCIFMSIGLLHLNEVAIGLAHRSIPEH
- a CDS encoding ABC transporter substrate-binding protein, coding for MVGFLKFFRVISIIVLTVVVLMGCQNGNSDDVIKIGITQIVEHPALDRNREGFIKGLESRGFIDGENIKIDVKNAQGDTASAQLIADTFVSNKVDLIMAIATPTAQAAKNATMDHDIPVVFSAVTDPLAAGLVNTMETPGENVTGTSDMTPISKQFELIKSLFPNKTKVGIIFNTGESNSQIQVDLAKSLADEKGLTIIEKGITSSNEIQDALISLLPDVDVLYVPTDNTVASAMPVVIEKATELNIPVIGSEKAHVESGALITEGIDYFELGFQTGLMAADILEGKDPKSISVETLENTSLVINLDTAQELNITIPDSFKERGELIESGE
- a CDS encoding amino acid ABC transporter permease, which codes for MSSLQADSSFNELLHYINKFIPAALDGLYTTFIIFIITLLISIPLGIIVALCRLSTFKPLSKFTELYIWVMRGTPLLLQLIFVYFGLPELGIKFNRLTAALFAFSLNYAAYFAEIFRAGIASIDKGQYEGAEVLGLSKAQTFKLVVLPQVIKRVLPAIANEVITLVKDTALVYVLAITDLLRTAKIAANRDATLVPYALVGIVYLILVYGFTKLFDRVEKRLAYYE
- a CDS encoding ABC transporter ATP-binding protein, which produces MLRISDISKTFVTGCSHKTIFDQLSLTVAKGDFITIIGSNGAGKSTLLNLIDGNTYSDSGSILLGKNDITHVKAYKRAKKISRVFQDPALGTSPNMTVIENLSMADHKHKAFRLKCGVEKKKIEFYKLKLKDLGLGLEHQLDTKVKLLSGGQRQALALIMATLVKPQLLLLDEHTAALDPKTSQKILELTSEIVEKHRIPTLMVTHNMNDALSYGNRLIMLDQGDIIIDVKESEKTSLTPEVLIEQFKQNRNSISDRLLFN
- a CDS encoding small, acid-soluble spore protein, alpha/beta type, which translates into the protein MARDFENEKRIQDGMNQMKKQVSTEFGMEEKPILNGGERTSKSIGEEAGPVGGEITKRLIEIAQNELSKNYNNK